From the genome of Streptomyces sp. NBC_01116, one region includes:
- a CDS encoding TerD family protein gives MTAMTPGSNIPLSAARVAVDVAAPVRLDVSGLLLTADGKVRSDDDFIFYNQPSGPGVTYRSGGGSAPDAIVVDTAAVPPGIEKIVVTASPDAEGQTFQGVEPTATVRNADDGSALATFTPPQLGAETALVVIEIYLRNGAWKARAVGQGYANGLAGIATDFGVSVEEPAAPAAPPAPVAPAPVAAAPAAPVAAPVDPRIAPPAPAAPPAPPAAPAAPAGSGKINLDKGRVNLQKNQTVSLVKGGAPLLSRVRMGLGWEPAFRGKDIDLDASVIAYGPNRNHLDSCYFGKLTILNGAIKHSGDNLTGEGAGDDEVIMVDLGRIPAEATGLVFTVNSFTGQKFNEVAKAYCRLIDDASGEELVRFDLTGAEPQTGVMMAKLIKQFTGEWEMTAMGEFVKSRTVRGMVKPAAKSL, from the coding sequence ATGACCGCAATGACCCCCGGCTCGAACATCCCTCTCTCCGCCGCCCGCGTGGCGGTGGACGTCGCCGCTCCGGTGCGGCTCGACGTCTCGGGCCTGCTGCTCACCGCCGACGGCAAGGTGCGCTCCGACGACGACTTCATCTTCTACAACCAGCCCTCGGGCCCCGGCGTGACCTACCGCTCCGGCGGGGGCTCCGCGCCCGACGCGATCGTGGTGGACACCGCGGCCGTCCCGCCGGGCATCGAGAAGATCGTCGTCACCGCGAGCCCGGACGCCGAGGGCCAGACCTTCCAGGGCGTCGAGCCCACCGCCACCGTGCGCAACGCGGACGACGGCAGCGCGCTCGCCACCTTCACCCCGCCGCAGCTGGGCGCCGAGACGGCGCTCGTGGTCATCGAGATCTACCTGCGCAACGGGGCCTGGAAGGCCCGCGCGGTCGGCCAGGGTTACGCGAACGGGCTGGCCGGGATCGCCACGGACTTCGGCGTCTCGGTCGAGGAGCCCGCGGCCCCGGCCGCCCCTCCGGCGCCGGTGGCCCCCGCCCCGGTCGCCGCCGCTCCCGCCGCTCCGGTCGCGGCCCCCGTCGACCCGCGCATCGCCCCGCCGGCTCCGGCCGCCCCGCCCGCTCCCCCGGCGGCCCCCGCCGCGCCCGCGGGCTCCGGGAAGATCAACCTGGACAAGGGCCGGGTCAACCTCCAGAAGAACCAGACCGTGTCCCTCGTCAAGGGCGGCGCCCCGCTGCTCTCGCGGGTCAGGATGGGCCTGGGCTGGGAGCCCGCGTTCCGCGGCAAGGACATCGACCTGGACGCGTCGGTGATCGCCTACGGTCCCAACCGCAACCACCTGGACAGCTGCTACTTCGGCAAGCTGACCATCCTGAACGGGGCGATCAAGCACTCCGGCGACAACCTCACGGGTGAGGGCGCGGGCGACGACGAGGTGATCATGGTGGACCTCGGCCGGATCCCCGCCGAGGCGACCGGCCTGGTCTTCACGGTGAACTCGTTCACCGGCCAGAAGTTCAACGAGGTGGCCAAGGCCTACTGCCGGCTGATCGACGACGCCTCCGGCGAGGAGCTGGTCCGCTTCGACCTCACCGGCGCCGAGCCGCAGACCGGTGTGATGATGGCCAAGCTCATCAAGCAGTTCACCGGCGAGTGGGAGATGACCGCGATGGGCGAGTTCGTGAAGTCGCGCACCGTGCGGGGCATGGTGAAGCCCGCCGCCAAGTCCCTGTAG